One segment of Rhizobium sp. NXC14 DNA contains the following:
- a CDS encoding dihydrodipicolinate synthase family protein, translating to MTTGWKGVFPAVTTQFNEDLSVDLSATQRVQDALVNDGVNGLIVMGTCGENNSLDPDEKRTILKAAVEVVNGRVPVVTGVSEFDTRRAVAYARDAEKLGADGLMLLPAMVYVPKPEELIAHFRTVAEATSLPIMLYNNPPAYRVNIGADVLKVLADVPNIKAVKESAPDPRRFTDLINEFGDRFDIFAGLDDVALEGLMLGAKGWVSGLTSAFPEESVQLVAAAERGDWEEARRIYRWFMPLLHLDAEHDLVQSIKLAEQIMGRGSERVRMPRLPLSGARRAEVTAMVKKAAATRPSKFGKAA from the coding sequence ATGACAACAGGATGGAAGGGCGTATTTCCCGCCGTAACGACGCAGTTCAACGAAGATCTTTCCGTGGATCTTTCCGCAACCCAGCGTGTTCAGGACGCGCTCGTCAACGACGGCGTCAATGGGCTGATCGTCATGGGCACATGTGGTGAGAACAACTCGCTCGATCCCGATGAGAAGCGTACGATCCTCAAAGCCGCCGTCGAGGTCGTCAACGGCCGCGTCCCCGTCGTGACGGGCGTCTCCGAATTCGATACGCGCCGTGCCGTGGCCTATGCCCGCGACGCCGAAAAACTCGGCGCCGACGGGCTGATGCTGCTGCCGGCCATGGTTTATGTGCCGAAGCCCGAAGAGCTGATCGCGCATTTCCGCACCGTCGCCGAAGCGACCTCGCTGCCGATCATGCTCTACAACAATCCGCCGGCCTACCGCGTCAACATCGGCGCCGATGTGCTGAAGGTGCTTGCCGATGTGCCCAATATCAAGGCGGTCAAGGAAAGCGCGCCGGATCCGCGCCGCTTCACCGATCTCATCAACGAATTCGGCGACCGTTTCGATATCTTCGCCGGCCTCGACGACGTCGCGCTCGAAGGACTGATGCTCGGCGCCAAGGGCTGGGTCTCGGGGCTGACCAGCGCCTTCCCGGAGGAATCCGTGCAGCTCGTTGCCGCCGCCGAACGCGGTGATTGGGAAGAGGCCCGCAGGATCTACCGCTGGTTCATGCCGCTTCTGCATCTCGATGCCGAGCATGACCTCGTGCAGTCGATCAAGCTCGCCGAGCAGATCATGGGCCGCGGCTCGGAACGCGTACGCATGCCGCGCCTGCCGCTATCCGGCGCCCGCCGGGCGGAGGTTACCGCCATGGTCAAGAAGGCCGCCGCCACGCGTCCTTCGAAGTTCGGCAAGGCCGCCTGA
- a CDS encoding GntR family transcriptional regulator: MQNDVENVRVRGSGTQSIYAALRREILSMALEPGSPLDEVRLSERFGMSRTPIREALLRLAADGLATTLPNRNTIVAPIDFANLPTYFEALTLMYRVTTRGAAGRRNDVIMETIRRHQKDFAGAVAKRDAYAMIEANREFHVAIAELAGNTYYTAFFAKLLDEGRRILRLYYSTFDDRLPRQYVDEHEEIIAAIEAGDAERADRLAIAHAGQIVRQIQDYLARDLDRPVAIGLS; the protein is encoded by the coding sequence ATGCAGAACGACGTGGAAAATGTGCGGGTGCGCGGTTCCGGCACGCAGAGCATCTATGCCGCGCTGCGCCGGGAGATCCTGTCGATGGCGCTGGAACCCGGCAGCCCGCTCGATGAGGTGCGGCTGTCGGAACGTTTCGGAATGTCGAGGACACCTATTCGCGAAGCGCTGTTGCGCCTTGCCGCCGACGGGCTGGCCACGACGCTGCCGAACCGGAACACGATCGTTGCGCCGATCGATTTCGCCAACCTGCCCACCTATTTCGAAGCGCTGACGCTGATGTACCGGGTGACGACGCGCGGGGCCGCCGGGCGGCGGAACGACGTGATCATGGAAACCATCCGCCGGCACCAGAAGGACTTCGCCGGCGCGGTTGCTAAGCGCGACGCCTATGCGATGATCGAGGCCAACCGTGAATTCCACGTGGCGATCGCCGAGCTTGCCGGCAATACCTATTACACGGCCTTTTTCGCAAAACTGCTCGACGAAGGCCGGCGCATACTTCGCCTTTATTATTCGACCTTCGACGACCGGCTGCCCCGACAATATGTCGATGAACACGAGGAAATCATCGCTGCCATCGAGGCCGGCGACGCCGAGCGCGCCGATCGGCTGGCAATCGCCCACGCCGGCCAGATCGTCCGCCAGATCCAGGACTATCTCGCCCGCGACCTTGATCGGCCGGTGGCGATCGGCCTGTCCTAA
- a CDS encoding Xaa-Pro peptidase family protein yields MWWHHPVPRITEDERQVRLTRLREAIDAEGLAGVLLGPTESLRYFTGLVWHASERFLGALVTPTAVSYIVPGFERSRVETLPHLPGEILVWEEEESSAALISRLVGRGGRLALDDGLPFFFYHALAAAMGADRLADGGRLIRGLRRIKSAAEIALIQYAMNLTLNVHRQVHSLLKPGITSSEVVDFIDRQHRQAGADDGSTFAIVSFGLATSLPHGADGDQTLGDDDVILVDTGCRIDGYHSDITRTYMLGGGNSDFERAWWIEREAQQAVFDAARIGAACSSLDDAARKALAKHSLGPDYRLPGLPHRAGHGLGLEIHEEPYIVRGNDTPLAAGMCFSNEPMIVFPEKFGIRLEDHIYMTAEGPRWFTAPARGPTEPFSADGATP; encoded by the coding sequence ATGTGGTGGCACCACCCCGTACCCCGCATCACTGAAGACGAACGGCAAGTTCGCCTCACCAGGCTTCGAGAAGCGATCGACGCAGAAGGACTGGCCGGCGTGCTTCTCGGGCCGACCGAAAGCTTGCGCTACTTCACGGGGCTCGTCTGGCATGCGAGCGAAAGGTTCCTCGGCGCGCTCGTCACGCCGACGGCCGTTTCCTATATCGTTCCCGGCTTCGAGCGCAGCCGCGTCGAAACCCTGCCGCATCTGCCGGGGGAAATTCTGGTCTGGGAAGAGGAGGAGAGCAGTGCTGCCCTCATCTCCCGGCTTGTCGGCCGAGGCGGCAGGCTCGCGCTCGACGATGGTTTGCCGTTCTTCTTTTATCACGCCCTGGCAGCGGCGATGGGCGCCGACAGGCTCGCCGATGGCGGCCGGCTGATCCGCGGCCTGCGCCGCATCAAATCCGCCGCGGAGATTGCGCTGATTCAATATGCGATGAACCTGACGCTCAATGTGCACAGGCAGGTGCATTCGCTGTTGAAGCCGGGCATCACCTCATCCGAGGTGGTCGATTTCATCGATCGGCAGCATCGCCAGGCCGGCGCCGACGACGGCTCGACATTCGCAATCGTCTCCTTCGGGCTAGCGACCTCGCTGCCGCATGGCGCCGACGGCGATCAGACCCTCGGCGACGACGACGTCATTCTCGTTGACACCGGCTGCCGGATCGACGGTTATCATTCCGATATCACCAGAACCTATATGCTCGGCGGCGGCAACAGCGACTTCGAGCGCGCCTGGTGGATCGAGCGCGAGGCGCAGCAGGCCGTCTTCGACGCTGCCCGGATCGGCGCTGCCTGCTCGAGCCTCGACGATGCGGCCCGCAAGGCGCTCGCCAAGCATTCGCTCGGCCCCGACTATCGCCTGCCGGGGCTGCCGCATCGCGCCGGTCATGGCCTCGGGCTCGAGATCCACGAGGAGCCTTATATCGTTCGCGGCAACGACACCCCGCTTGCGGCCGGCATGTGTTTTTCCAACGAACCGATGATCGTCTTTCCGGAGAAATTCGGGATCCGACTGGAAGACCATATCTACATGACAGCCGAGGGACCGCGCTGGTTCACCGCGCCGGCGAGGGGACCGACCGAACCGTTCTCCGCAGACGGCGCCACGCCTTAG
- a CDS encoding MurR/RpiR family transcriptional regulator: MTVTDEAAGFAKPATIEELRNLTVRINRENANISLGNKALDVLAKLVDTPEQTAVRTISELADALGVNASTLTRLSQKLGFAGFSDFQSVFRQAFSSDDRYFYSRQAGRLLSTKEDSEEELHIFDRLGLETKNNIDGFLAQIEPNSLLEAAGLLANARRVRIHGVRQFHAFASFLTYGLGMLRSDVSLLDAPRLGVAEALAQLEKGDVVVVASCAPYTRSVANVAEIAAKLGLIVIAVTDTRASPLVGPSRHAFFVPHASSFFSNSMGAYIVFCEGLLNLVARELGERAIQALAKREELISTMRIET; this comes from the coding sequence ATGACCGTGACGGATGAGGCTGCCGGATTTGCGAAGCCGGCGACAATTGAGGAGCTTCGGAACCTCACCGTGAGGATCAATCGTGAGAATGCCAATATCTCGCTCGGCAACAAGGCGCTCGATGTGCTGGCGAAGCTGGTGGACACGCCAGAGCAAACCGCGGTTCGCACCATATCCGAATTGGCCGACGCTCTCGGGGTGAATGCTTCGACATTGACACGGCTTTCGCAAAAGCTCGGTTTTGCCGGATTCAGCGATTTCCAGAGTGTTTTCCGCCAGGCGTTTTCCTCTGACGACAGGTACTTTTACAGCCGCCAGGCGGGTCGTCTGCTTTCCACGAAGGAAGACAGCGAGGAGGAATTGCATATCTTTGACCGACTTGGCCTGGAGACCAAGAACAACATCGACGGCTTTCTGGCTCAGATCGAGCCGAATTCGCTGCTTGAAGCCGCCGGTTTGCTTGCAAACGCCCGCCGCGTCAGGATCCATGGCGTCCGCCAATTCCATGCCTTCGCAAGCTTTCTGACCTATGGACTGGGGATGCTGCGCAGCGATGTCTCGCTGCTGGATGCGCCTCGTCTTGGCGTCGCCGAGGCCTTGGCCCAACTGGAGAAAGGCGATGTCGTCGTCGTTGCGAGCTGCGCGCCATACACACGCAGCGTCGCAAATGTGGCCGAAATCGCGGCGAAGCTCGGCCTCATCGTCATAGCGGTGACGGACACGCGCGCCTCCCCTCTCGTCGGCCCCTCGCGGCACGCATTTTTCGTGCCCCATGCGAGCAGCTTTTTCAGCAACAGCATGGGCGCCTATATCGTGTTCTGCGAAGGCTTGCTTAATCTTGTGGCCCGCGAACTTGGGGAGCGGGCCATTCAAGCTTTAGCCAAGCGCGAGGAGCTCATTTCCACAATGCGAATTGAAACTTGA
- a CDS encoding C45 family peptidase → MSTDTAHRLASLTLRGSHYDIGQGLGRQGAALVHAHLVKTYAWATVMAFKHDDRVRMARSLVEQHYPHYWQELSGLADGLGLPFDDVLAWNCRGDLWAMAPDGCTTVQMPGRFPVVAHNEDGDPGLRPGCALATIVPEQGQPFTAFVYPGSIPGHTFAINGSGLVLTVNNIRSKLGGDGLPRMVLTRAILDCPTIDAALTLLSGAPRSGAFHLTLAQAGQSRLASVEFTHRNCSIADITSPSIHANHLVHAEMASEPQIITGSSNSRQDRGQDMLNASDESLDPLSILWDRKRHALPIYRSQPDDPDNENTLATAVFKIGKDSIDWAVYDGAGSVARFENMGLKIATM, encoded by the coding sequence ATGTCCACTGATACCGCCCATCGCCTTGCCAGCCTGACCCTGAGGGGTAGCCACTACGACATCGGTCAAGGTCTCGGGCGCCAGGGCGCTGCCCTCGTTCACGCTCATCTCGTCAAGACCTATGCCTGGGCAACGGTGATGGCATTCAAGCACGACGACCGGGTACGGATGGCAAGATCGCTGGTCGAACAGCACTATCCGCACTATTGGCAGGAGCTCTCCGGCCTGGCGGACGGACTGGGGCTGCCCTTCGACGACGTCCTTGCGTGGAACTGTAGAGGCGACCTCTGGGCAATGGCGCCGGATGGCTGCACCACCGTTCAGATGCCGGGCCGGTTCCCGGTCGTCGCCCATAATGAGGACGGTGATCCAGGCTTGCGACCGGGATGCGCACTGGCAACCATCGTCCCGGAACAAGGCCAGCCGTTCACGGCATTCGTCTATCCGGGCTCCATACCCGGACATACATTCGCGATCAATGGCAGCGGCCTCGTGCTGACCGTGAACAACATCCGCTCAAAACTTGGCGGAGACGGGTTGCCGCGCATGGTGCTGACCCGCGCGATCCTCGACTGCCCGACGATCGATGCTGCGCTGACTTTGCTTTCCGGTGCGCCCCGCTCCGGTGCGTTTCACCTGACGCTGGCGCAGGCAGGGCAATCCCGACTGGCCAGTGTCGAATTCACCCACAGGAATTGTTCGATCGCGGACATCACCAGCCCATCCATCCACGCGAACCATCTTGTGCATGCGGAGATGGCATCCGAGCCGCAAATCATAACAGGGTCGTCGAACTCACGTCAGGATCGCGGACAGGATATGCTCAACGCAAGCGATGAATCATTGGACCCACTGTCCATCCTTTGGGATCGAAAACGTCACGCGCTTCCGATCTATCGCTCCCAGCCCGACGATCCCGACAACGAGAACACGCTGGCGACCGCCGTGTTCAAGATCGGCAAGGACAGCATCGATTGGGCCGTTTATGATGGAGCGGGATCGGTGGCTCGTTTTGAGAATATGGGCCTAAAGATCGCGACAATGTGA
- the glnQ gene encoding glutamine ABC transporter ATP-binding protein GlnQ yields the protein MSLVEFKKVTKNFGPVSVLKDVDLEIGKGEVVVLIGPSGSGKSTLLRCINALEEISGGDLIVDGISVRESRSKVRLIRQEAGMVFQQFNLFPQMTALENVAFGPRRVRKLGKAEATEQASALLAKVGLADRGHHYPSELSGGQQQRVAIARALAVKPKLMLFDEPTSALDPELRHEVLRVMQSLAEEGMTMIVVTHEIGFARQVGTRLIFMENGDIAVDGDPALLLDNPENPRLREFLQHVH from the coding sequence ATGAGCCTCGTCGAATTTAAAAAAGTCACCAAGAATTTTGGGCCGGTTTCAGTCTTGAAAGATGTCGACCTCGAGATTGGCAAGGGCGAAGTCGTCGTGCTGATCGGCCCGTCAGGATCGGGAAAATCCACCCTGCTGCGCTGTATAAACGCGCTTGAGGAGATCAGCGGCGGCGATCTAATCGTCGATGGAATAAGCGTCCGGGAAAGCCGTTCTAAGGTCCGGCTGATCCGGCAGGAAGCCGGGATGGTGTTTCAGCAGTTCAATCTGTTCCCGCAGATGACCGCGCTTGAGAATGTTGCGTTCGGTCCACGCAGGGTTCGCAAACTCGGCAAGGCAGAGGCAACCGAGCAGGCATCGGCCCTGCTTGCGAAGGTCGGACTTGCCGATCGCGGCCATCACTATCCATCGGAGTTATCCGGCGGCCAGCAGCAACGTGTCGCCATTGCGCGTGCCCTGGCGGTGAAACCGAAGTTGATGCTGTTCGACGAGCCCACCTCGGCGCTCGATCCGGAGCTGCGCCATGAAGTGCTGCGCGTCATGCAATCGCTGGCCGAAGAGGGCATGACGATGATCGTGGTGACACACGAAATCGGTTTCGCCCGCCAAGTCGGAACAAGGCTGATCTTCATGGAAAACGGCGACATCGCCGTCGACGGTGATCCGGCCCTTCTTCTCGACAACCCCGAAAACCCACGTCTCCGCGAGTTCCTGCAGCATGTCCACTGA
- the glnP gene encoding glutamine ABC transporter permease GlnP, translating to MEFDWSVVWQALPELFRGAQLTVMIALAGLVGGLVIGLVAGLMRAYGNIVVNGIALIYVELIRGTPIVVQVMFIYFALPLIADIRINPMTAAITSIIVNASAYIAEIVRGSFLSIHKGLREAGLALGLPLWKVLFYVVGPLAFRRMIPALGNQFIVSLKDTSLFIVIGVGELTRQGQEIMAANFRAVEIWSAVAVFYLIMTGALTLLLRVTEKRMRIL from the coding sequence ATGGAATTCGATTGGTCTGTCGTTTGGCAAGCACTGCCGGAACTGTTCAGGGGCGCACAACTCACGGTCATGATCGCGCTCGCCGGGCTTGTCGGCGGCCTCGTTATCGGCCTTGTTGCCGGCCTGATGCGCGCCTATGGCAATATCGTCGTGAATGGCATCGCATTGATATATGTCGAACTCATCCGTGGCACGCCGATCGTCGTGCAGGTGATGTTCATCTACTTCGCACTACCGCTGATCGCCGACATCAGGATCAATCCGATGACGGCGGCGATCACTTCGATCATCGTCAACGCGAGCGCCTACATCGCCGAAATCGTCCGGGGATCGTTCCTGTCCATTCACAAGGGGTTGAGGGAAGCAGGCCTCGCGCTGGGTCTGCCCCTCTGGAAGGTGCTGTTCTACGTTGTCGGGCCACTGGCCTTCCGGCGCATGATCCCGGCGCTCGGAAATCAGTTCATCGTCAGTTTGAAGGACACATCCCTGTTCATCGTCATCGGCGTCGGCGAACTGACCCGCCAAGGTCAGGAAATCATGGCGGCGAACTTTCGCGCCGTCGAGATCTGGTCGGCCGTTGCCGTGTTCTATCTGATTATGACCGGAGCGCTGACCCTCCTCCTGCGCGTAACCGAGAAGAGGATGCGAATCCTATGA
- the glnH gene encoding glutamine ABC transporter substrate-binding protein GlnH, whose product MKLRFAYLLGAAVAATIALSLPAQAADLIVATDTAFVPFEFKEGDKYVGFDIDLWDAVAKDIGVTYTLQPMDFNGIIPALQTKQVDVGLAGITIKDERKKVIDFSDGYYDSGFLLMVPTDSTIQGPEDLKGKTLAVKTGTSATDYAKENFKGTELRLFPNSDNAYLEVATGRADAAMHDTPNVLYYIKTNGQGKVKTVGSQMMAQQYGMAFPKGSELVAKVNVSLAKLKANGTYSAIYKKWFGTEPPKS is encoded by the coding sequence ATGAAACTGAGATTTGCATACCTGCTTGGAGCCGCCGTCGCGGCGACAATCGCGCTCTCGCTTCCGGCACAGGCCGCCGATCTGATCGTGGCCACCGATACGGCATTCGTGCCGTTCGAATTCAAGGAAGGCGACAAGTATGTCGGCTTCGATATCGACCTCTGGGATGCCGTCGCCAAGGACATAGGCGTCACTTACACGTTGCAGCCGATGGACTTTAACGGCATCATCCCCGCCCTTCAAACCAAGCAGGTCGATGTCGGCCTCGCCGGCATCACAATCAAGGACGAGCGCAAGAAGGTCATCGATTTCTCGGACGGCTATTATGACAGCGGCTTCCTATTGATGGTTCCGACGGACAGCACCATCCAGGGGCCGGAGGATCTCAAGGGCAAGACGCTCGCCGTCAAGACGGGAACATCAGCAACCGACTACGCCAAGGAAAACTTCAAGGGTACGGAGCTTCGCCTATTCCCCAATAGCGACAATGCCTATCTGGAAGTCGCGACCGGTCGCGCCGACGCCGCGATGCACGACACGCCGAACGTGCTCTATTACATCAAGACCAACGGTCAGGGTAAAGTGAAGACCGTCGGTTCCCAGATGATGGCACAGCAGTACGGCATGGCCTTTCCCAAGGGAAGCGAGCTTGTCGCCAAGGTAAACGTCTCGCTGGCCAAGTTGAAGGCCAACGGCACCTACAGCGCCATTTACAAGAAATGGTTCGGCACCGAACCACCGAAGAGCTGA
- a CDS encoding aspartate aminotransferase family protein, producing MTHLLHRAIHAQLPVAVAGKGIELFDADGKAYIDASGGAAVSCLGHGHPDVIKALHEQLDKMAYAHTGFFTTEVAEKLADRLVADAPAGLDHVYLVSGGSEAVEAALKMARQYFVEKGETQRRHVIARRQSYHGNTLGALATGGNEWRRSQFKPLLIETHHIDPCYAYRFQREGESDETYAVRAAQQLEDKILELGGDQVIAFVAETVVGATIGAVPPVPDYFKRIRTICDKYGVLLILDEVMCGMGRTGTLHACEQDGIAPDLMTIAKGLGGGYQPVGAVLLSGAIFEAFAGGSGFFQHGHTYMGHPMAAAAGLAVQEILKRDGLLANVIEMGSHLETRLSERFGNHHHVGDIRGRGLFRGIELVSDRATKTPFDPALKLNARIKKEAMARGLMVYPMGGTIDGKTGDHVLMAPPFIVNRQDVDTIVERLGDAVDASLASIR from the coding sequence ATGACGCACCTTCTCCACCGGGCTATTCACGCGCAGCTCCCCGTCGCCGTCGCCGGCAAGGGTATCGAACTCTTCGACGCCGATGGAAAAGCCTATATCGACGCGTCCGGAGGCGCTGCCGTATCCTGCCTCGGGCACGGACATCCCGATGTGATCAAGGCGCTGCACGAGCAGCTGGACAAAATGGCCTATGCACATACCGGCTTCTTCACCACCGAAGTAGCGGAGAAACTTGCGGATCGGCTTGTTGCAGATGCGCCCGCCGGGCTCGATCACGTCTATCTCGTCAGTGGTGGCTCGGAAGCCGTCGAAGCAGCGCTGAAGATGGCACGGCAATATTTCGTGGAAAAAGGCGAGACACAGCGACGTCACGTCATCGCACGCCGTCAGAGTTATCACGGCAACACCCTGGGCGCGCTTGCCACCGGCGGCAACGAATGGCGCCGGTCACAATTCAAACCGCTGCTGATCGAGACGCATCATATCGACCCCTGCTACGCCTATCGCTTCCAGAGAGAAGGGGAGAGCGACGAAACATACGCAGTCCGCGCCGCACAACAGCTCGAAGACAAGATTCTGGAGCTGGGCGGCGACCAGGTTATCGCGTTCGTCGCCGAAACGGTCGTCGGCGCCACAATCGGCGCCGTTCCGCCGGTCCCCGACTATTTCAAGCGCATCCGGACGATCTGCGACAAATATGGCGTTCTGCTGATCCTTGACGAGGTGATGTGCGGGATGGGTCGCACCGGCACATTGCACGCCTGCGAGCAGGATGGCATCGCACCGGACCTGATGACGATCGCCAAGGGGCTCGGAGGCGGATATCAGCCGGTCGGCGCGGTGCTCTTATCCGGCGCGATCTTCGAGGCCTTCGCCGGCGGCTCCGGCTTCTTCCAGCATGGACACACCTATATGGGCCATCCGATGGCGGCGGCCGCCGGCCTTGCCGTGCAGGAGATCCTGAAGCGCGATGGCTTGCTCGCGAACGTCATCGAAATGGGCAGCCATCTTGAAACGAGGCTAAGCGAGCGTTTTGGCAACCACCATCATGTTGGTGACATCCGGGGGCGTGGCCTGTTCCGGGGTATCGAGCTCGTCAGCGACCGGGCCACAAAGACACCCTTCGATCCGGCGCTGAAACTGAACGCGCGCATCAAGAAGGAAGCCATGGCTCGCGGGCTGATGGTCTATCCGATGGGTGGAACGATCGACGGGAAGACGGGCGATCACGTCCTGATGGCGCCGCCTTTCATCGTGAACCGGCAGGATGTCGATACCATCGTCGAACGTCTTGGCGATGCCGTTGATGCGTCCCTCGCGTCCATCCGGTGA
- a CDS encoding MurR/RpiR family transcriptional regulator: protein MNQGPLAGAIIKAFDGMSAQLQAAARYVLDHPSDVALLSMREQARQAGVQPATMTRFAKHLGLAGYDNVRDLYAEAMRGADGGFAGKAGAQALSQKLKGDHALAAEMLNSIGGQIARLAEPRSLDRIVNAASTLAKARRVYCLGLRASHSIAWHLYYILTLIGEKSTMLDGIAGTGADAIGTATAEDVLLVASVLPYTRATIEIAEYSQSRGIKVVAITDSEVAPLAQFATATILVSTEGPSFFHTMSPAFAVAEVLGALLAGQGGEEAVQALRRFDEQLAAFNIHLKPRNMKRSP, encoded by the coding sequence ATGAACCAGGGACCTTTGGCAGGAGCGATCATCAAGGCGTTCGACGGCATGTCGGCCCAGCTACAAGCGGCCGCACGTTACGTGCTCGACCATCCAAGCGATGTCGCCCTGCTGTCCATGCGGGAACAAGCGCGCCAGGCTGGCGTACAGCCGGCAACCATGACGCGCTTTGCGAAACATCTTGGCCTGGCTGGCTATGACAATGTCCGGGATCTCTATGCCGAGGCGATGCGCGGTGCGGATGGTGGTTTTGCGGGCAAGGCCGGAGCCCAGGCCTTGAGCCAGAAGCTGAAGGGCGACCACGCTCTTGCGGCGGAAATGCTGAATTCGATCGGCGGGCAGATCGCCCGGCTTGCCGAGCCGCGATCCCTCGATCGGATCGTCAACGCCGCGTCGACATTGGCAAAGGCTCGCCGCGTCTACTGCCTGGGGCTGCGCGCCAGCCACTCTATCGCTTGGCATCTTTATTATATCCTGACGCTGATCGGCGAAAAATCGACCATGCTCGATGGCATCGCCGGGACAGGCGCGGATGCGATCGGCACGGCAACGGCGGAAGACGTTTTGCTCGTCGCAAGCGTTCTGCCTTACACCCGGGCAACAATCGAAATTGCCGAATACTCCCAAAGCCGCGGCATCAAGGTCGTCGCCATCACCGACAGCGAAGTCGCGCCGCTCGCACAATTCGCAACGGCGACCATTCTGGTCTCGACTGAGGGTCCATCTTTCTTTCATACCATGTCACCAGCCTTCGCCGTTGCCGAGGTCTTGGGCGCGCTGCTCGCGGGCCAGGGGGGAGAAGAGGCCGTCCAGGCACTCCGCCGTTTCGACGAGCAGCTGGCCGCATTCAACATCCACCTAAAGCCAAGAAACATGAAGAGATCGCCATGA
- a CDS encoding 3-keto-5-aminohexanoate cleavage protein — protein sequence MNAETALNSIAIAVAPNGGRRTKIHPAIPLTPAELAQTAAECLEAGAAMIHVHVRKPDGSHLLDADAYHAVIAAIEAEVGDRMIVQITSEALGVYRPQEQIAIVKAVKPEAASLALRELVPDETYELEFANLLSWMKKERVLPQIILYDRADALRLADIMRRGLVPWNDIPTLFVLGRYTVNQLSQPRDLLPFLGAEMPRFAHWSVCAFGRHEAACVAAGALLGGHVRVGFENNLWQPGGMLAEANAKLVEPVKKSLHTMGVTIQSGSDLRLSLNQLCGEA from the coding sequence ATGAATGCAGAAACTGCTTTGAATTCGATTGCAATAGCCGTCGCGCCGAACGGAGGGCGCCGTACGAAGATTCATCCAGCCATACCCCTGACGCCGGCCGAGTTGGCACAAACGGCGGCGGAATGCCTTGAGGCTGGCGCCGCCATGATACACGTGCATGTCCGCAAGCCCGATGGCTCGCATCTGCTTGACGCCGACGCCTATCACGCCGTCATCGCCGCCATAGAGGCTGAGGTGGGCGATCGGATGATTGTTCAGATCACCAGCGAAGCGCTTGGAGTGTATCGACCGCAGGAGCAGATAGCGATCGTCAAGGCCGTCAAACCGGAAGCAGCGTCTCTGGCTCTGCGCGAACTTGTTCCTGATGAAACATATGAATTAGAGTTTGCGAACCTTTTGTCATGGATGAAAAAGGAACGGGTCCTGCCCCAGATTATTCTTTACGACCGCGCAGATGCTCTCCGTCTTGCCGACATCATGCGACGCGGACTTGTTCCATGGAACGACATACCGACTTTATTCGTACTCGGCCGCTATACGGTCAATCAGTTGTCTCAGCCGCGAGATCTGCTACCGTTTCTGGGGGCCGAGATGCCACGCTTTGCCCATTGGAGCGTCTGTGCCTTCGGACGTCATGAGGCGGCTTGTGTGGCAGCAGGCGCGCTACTCGGTGGACACGTTCGGGTGGGTTTCGAGAATAATCTTTGGCAACCGGGTGGTATGTTGGCGGAGGCAAACGCGAAGCTGGTTGAACCAGTCAAAAAATCGCTCCACACGATGGGAGTAACTATTCAGAGCGGTTCCGACCTGCGATTGTCGTTGAATCAGCTTTGCGGTGAGGCCTAA